A genomic window from Pirellulales bacterium includes:
- a CDS encoding DUF2071 domain-containing protein: MSDTIECTASSPPHALETGETPIFLTAAWRHLVVLNFEIDPDRLLHLLPRGTELDTYEGRSFVSMVGFQFLDTRLFGWPVPGHRRFEEVNLRFYVWREVSGQRRRGVVFVKELVPRLAVAKVARWFYNENYETRAMRHRLAPAAAGHRLPTEMIYEWRRAGRWDRLGVGVDPENWGYPAPGSLDEFIIEHYWGYSVQRDGGTMEYEVRHPAWRIAPAVEWEFDCDARALYGSTFAEALRQPPASAFLADGSAVDVHQGTRLRWPSFSSASSTRSARQRTM, encoded by the coding sequence ATGTCTGACACGATCGAATGCACAGCCAGCAGCCCGCCGCACGCACTCGAGACCGGGGAAACGCCGATCTTTCTCACCGCCGCGTGGCGCCATCTGGTCGTGTTGAACTTCGAGATCGACCCCGATCGGCTGCTCCATCTCCTCCCCCGCGGGACCGAGCTCGATACTTATGAGGGCCGCAGCTTTGTCAGCATGGTGGGCTTCCAGTTTCTCGACACGCGATTGTTCGGCTGGCCGGTGCCGGGACATCGTCGCTTCGAGGAGGTGAATCTCCGCTTCTACGTCTGGCGCGAGGTGTCAGGCCAGCGTCGGCGGGGCGTGGTATTCGTCAAAGAGCTTGTGCCGCGTCTGGCAGTGGCCAAGGTCGCACGCTGGTTCTACAACGAGAACTACGAAACGCGTGCGATGCGCCATCGACTCGCACCGGCGGCCGCAGGTCATCGCCTGCCGACCGAGATGATCTACGAATGGCGCCGCGCAGGTCGATGGGACCGGCTGGGCGTGGGAGTCGACCCGGAAAACTGGGGCTATCCCGCGCCAGGCTCGCTCGACGAGTTCATCATCGAGCATTATTGGGGGTATTCCGTACAGCGCGACGGCGGCACGATGGAGTATGAAGTCAGGCACCCCGCGTGGCGCATTGCACCCGCCGTCGAGTGGGAGTTCGATTGCGACGCGCGGGCGCTTTATGGCAGCACGTTTGCCGAGGCGCTGCGGCAGCCGCCGGCCTCGGCCTTTCTGGCGGATGGCTCGGCGGTGGACGTGCATCAAGGGACGCGTTTGCGTTGGCCGTCTTTCAGCAGCGCGTCATCGACACGATCGGCCCGCCAACGAACGATGTAA